A window of Procambarus clarkii isolate CNS0578487 chromosome 69, FALCON_Pclarkii_2.0, whole genome shotgun sequence contains these coding sequences:
- the LOC138355887 gene encoding semenogelin-2-like, with protein MTKLMRPVKTPEENCSDLQEDLQKLAIKWTLEFNPNIYKRCARAVSAEVRTRCVSRGCTGTESADNAQASSQQRMHRRRVSRGAAGAESAEGPQAQSQQMSHRRRVSRGATGAESAEEPQAPSQQRGHRRRVSRGAAGAESAEEPQAPSQQRGHRRRVSRGAAGAESAEEPQAPSQQRGHRRRVSRGAAGAESAEEPQAPSQQRGHRRRVSRGAAGAESAEGPQAQSQQRISQTALES; from the exons ATGACGAAGCTAATGAGACCTGTAAAAACCCCAGAGGAGAACTGCAGTGATTTGCAGGAAGACCTTCAGAAGTTGGCAATCAAATGGACGTTAGAGTTCAACCCCAATATCTACAAG AGGTGCGCACGCGCTGTGTCAGCAGAGGTGCGCACGCGCTGTGTCAGCAGAGGTTGCACAGGCACCGAATCAGCAGATAATGCACAGGCATCAAGTCAGCAGAGAATGCACAGGCGCCGAGTCAGCAGAGGGGCCGCAGGCGCAGAGTCAGCAGAGGGGCCGCAGGCGCAGAGTCAGCAGATGAGCCACAGGCGCCGAGTCAGCAGAGGAGCCACAGGCGCCGAGTCAGCAGAGGAGCCACAGGCGCCGAGTCAGCAGAGGGGCCACAGGCGCCGAGTCAGCAGAGGGGCCGCAGGCGCCGAGTCAGCAGAGGAGCCGCAGGCGCCGAGTCAGCAGAGGGGCCACAGGCGCAGAGTCAGCAGAGGAGCCGCAGGCGCCGAGTCAGCAGAGGAGCCACAGGCGCCGAGTCAGCAGAGGGGCCACAGGCGCCGAGTCAGCAGAGGGGCCGCAGGCGCCGAGTCAGCAGAGGAGCCGCAGGCGCCGAGTCAGCAGAGGGGCCACAGGCGCAGAGTCAGCAGAGGAGCCGCAGGCGCCGAGTCAGCAGAGGGGCCACAGGCGCAGAGTCAGCAGAGAATCAGCCAGACCGCACTTGAGTCCTGA